One Curtobacterium herbarum genomic window carries:
- a CDS encoding YceI family protein → MALNASAIPGYVTGTWKLDPTHSEVSFSVRHLAISKVKGKFEQFDATLVTAENPHDTKLEASIDVSSINTNQPQRDQHLATGDFFLTEEHPHMTFRSTGIREDGDDMLIDGELSLRGVTKNVTLKTEFGGVTTDGYGQTKLGAEATTKIDRTEFGVNWNAALEAGGFTLGNDVTINLDVQFVLQAA, encoded by the coding sequence ATGGCTCTCAACGCCTCCGCCATCCCCGGCTACGTCACCGGCACCTGGAAGCTCGACCCGACGCACTCCGAGGTCAGCTTCTCCGTCCGTCACCTCGCGATCAGCAAGGTCAAGGGCAAGTTCGAGCAGTTCGACGCGACCCTCGTGACCGCCGAGAACCCCCACGACACCAAGCTCGAGGCCTCGATCGACGTCTCCAGCATCAACACCAACCAGCCGCAGCGCGACCAGCACCTGGCGACCGGTGACTTCTTCCTCACCGAGGAGCACCCGCACATGACGTTCCGTTCGACCGGCATCCGCGAGGACGGCGACGACATGCTCATCGACGGCGAGCTCTCGCTGCGCGGCGTCACCAAGAACGTCACGCTGAAGACCGAGTTCGGCGGCGTCACCACCGACGGCTACGGCCAGACCAAGCTCGGCGCCGAGGCGACCACCAAGATCGACCGCACCGAGTTCGGCGTGAACTGGAACGCGGCGCTCGAGGCCGGCGGCTTCACCCTCGGCAACGACGTCACGATCAACCTCGACGTCCAGTTCGTTCTCCAGGCGGCCTGA
- a CDS encoding aldo/keto reductase family protein produces the protein MEFRYLGNSGLKISEITYGNWLTHGSQVENDVATQCVRAALDAGITTFDTADTYANTAAETVLGEALKGERRQSLEVFTKVYWPTGPMGHNDVGLSRKHIMESIDGSLERLQTDYVDLYQAHRYDYETPLEETMQAFADVVRQGKALYIGVSEWSAEQIRAGAALAKGLGFQLISNQPQYSMLWRVIEGEVVPASKQLGLSQIVWSPIAQGVLTGKYKPGQPLPEGSRATDEKGGADMIKRFMRDEVLEAVQRLQPVADESGLTLAQLAIAWTLQNENVASAIVGASRPSQVTDNVKAAGVKLDADTIARIDEALGDIPERDTAKNVSPAQRPA, from the coding sequence ATGGAATTCAGGTACCTCGGCAACTCAGGTCTCAAGATCTCGGAGATCACCTACGGCAACTGGCTGACGCACGGCTCGCAGGTCGAGAACGACGTCGCCACCCAGTGCGTGCGGGCAGCGCTCGACGCCGGCATCACCACGTTCGACACCGCGGACACCTACGCCAACACGGCAGCTGAGACCGTCCTCGGCGAAGCACTCAAGGGCGAGCGCCGACAGTCCCTCGAGGTCTTCACGAAGGTCTACTGGCCGACCGGGCCGATGGGGCACAACGACGTCGGCCTCAGCCGCAAGCACATCATGGAGTCGATCGACGGTTCGCTCGAGCGCCTGCAGACCGACTACGTCGACCTCTACCAGGCACACCGCTACGACTACGAGACCCCACTCGAAGAGACCATGCAGGCCTTCGCGGACGTCGTTCGTCAGGGCAAGGCGCTGTACATCGGCGTCAGCGAGTGGTCCGCCGAGCAGATCCGTGCGGGTGCCGCCCTCGCGAAGGGCCTCGGCTTCCAGCTCATCTCGAACCAGCCGCAGTACTCGATGCTGTGGCGCGTCATCGAGGGCGAGGTCGTTCCCGCCTCGAAGCAGCTCGGCCTGTCGCAGATCGTTTGGTCGCCGATCGCCCAGGGCGTCCTCACCGGCAAGTACAAGCCGGGTCAGCCGCTTCCCGAGGGTTCGCGTGCCACGGACGAGAAGGGCGGCGCGGACATGATCAAGCGGTTCATGCGCGACGAGGTCCTCGAAGCCGTCCAGCGTCTCCAGCCGGTCGCCGACGAGTCCGGGCTCACGCTCGCGCAGCTCGCCATCGCCTGGACCCTGCAGAACGAGAACGTCGCGTCCGCCATCGTCGGTGCCTCGCGTCCGTCGCAGGTCACCGACAACGTGAAGGCCGCGGGCGTGAAGCTCGATGCCGACACCATCGCGCGCATCGACGAGGCACTCGGGGACATCCCGGAGCGCGACACGGCGAAGAACGTGTCGCCGGCGCAGCGTCCCGCCTGA
- a CDS encoding TIGR03086 family metal-binding protein, with amino-acid sequence MSTDWITMQTLAVAEFGRRVAAVTDWDAPTPDSEWTTRDLVAHVVDEQRWIPKLLTGCDHAQAAADLEPIGDDLLAEWERHSSAAIEAWQRAPKDTPVHLSTDVVQAGEYLAEQTSDITIHTWDLARATGSDEHLPDELVDAVWTHFEPQIQSLAATGLYAAPVQVDDDAPLQVRLLAVTGRDTRVSA; translated from the coding sequence ATGTCCACCGACTGGATCACGATGCAGACCCTCGCCGTGGCCGAGTTCGGCCGCCGTGTCGCCGCGGTCACCGACTGGGACGCACCGACCCCTGACTCCGAGTGGACGACGCGCGACCTCGTCGCACACGTGGTCGACGAGCAGCGGTGGATCCCGAAGCTGCTCACCGGGTGCGACCACGCGCAGGCCGCGGCAGATCTCGAGCCGATCGGCGACGACCTCCTCGCCGAGTGGGAACGGCACTCGAGCGCCGCCATCGAGGCGTGGCAGCGGGCACCGAAGGACACGCCTGTGCACCTGTCGACGGACGTGGTGCAGGCCGGCGAGTACCTCGCGGAGCAGACCAGCGACATCACGATCCACACGTGGGACCTGGCCCGTGCGACCGGGAGCGACGAGCACCTGCCCGACGAGCTCGTCGACGCGGTGTGGACGCACTTCGAACCGCAGATCCAGTCCCTCGCGGCGACCGGGCTGTACGCGGCTCCAGTGCAGGTGGACGACGATGCTCCTCTGCAGGTGCGCCTGCTCGCGGTGACCGGGCGAGATACCAGGGTCTCCGCCTGA
- the treZ gene encoding malto-oligosyltrehalose trehalohydrolase — translation MTIPDRYGVWAPEPENVRLVVDGTEHPLTRGDDGWWTTDEVMPVVGARYGFRIDGDDSVRPDPRSRFQPEGVHAPSEVVDPARFTWTDDAWTGRPARGGVIYEMHIGTYTPEGTLDAAAAKLEHLVELGVEFVELLPVNGVNGEWNWGYDGVAWFAVHAPYGGPDAYDRFVDRAHALGLGVIQDVVYNHLGPSGNYLPLYGPYLVQGLANTWGDSVNVEEPEVRRYVLDNVRMWFRDHHVDGLRLDAVHAIRDTTRPHILAEMASETDAFSSFVGKPLSLIAESDLNDPVMFRPREASGYGLAGQWSDDFHHAVHVAVTGETNGYYADFAPLTALAKVLDQGFFHDGTWSSFRGKRHGRPIDRGTSPTTALVVANQNHDQIGNRAAGDRLAATVSDEGLVIAAALTLLGPFTPMLFMGEEFAATTPWQFFTSHPEPDLGKITAEGRIKEFAEHGWDESTVPDPQDPTTFTNSKLDWSDVESERGARILNAYRVLVALRRTDEAFVDHRYEANAVRFSEDERWLVLTRGLLGPTAAPVHVVVNLSDDPAEVPLVGATGEVLFSFGDADFDTDGVRFAGRGLVVVR, via the coding sequence ATGACCATTCCCGACCGCTACGGCGTCTGGGCCCCCGAACCCGAGAACGTCCGACTCGTCGTCGACGGCACCGAGCACCCGCTCACCCGCGGCGACGACGGCTGGTGGACGACCGACGAGGTCATGCCCGTCGTCGGCGCCCGGTACGGCTTCCGCATCGACGGGGACGACTCCGTCCGGCCCGACCCACGCAGCCGCTTCCAGCCGGAGGGCGTGCACGCCCCGTCCGAGGTCGTCGACCCGGCGCGGTTCACCTGGACCGACGACGCCTGGACCGGTCGTCCGGCCCGGGGCGGGGTCATCTACGAGATGCACATCGGCACCTACACGCCCGAAGGCACCCTCGACGCGGCGGCCGCGAAGCTCGAGCACCTCGTCGAACTCGGCGTGGAGTTCGTCGAGCTCCTGCCCGTCAACGGGGTCAACGGCGAGTGGAACTGGGGCTACGACGGGGTCGCGTGGTTCGCCGTGCACGCGCCGTACGGTGGTCCGGACGCCTACGACCGCTTCGTCGACCGGGCCCACGCGCTCGGTCTCGGCGTGATCCAGGACGTCGTCTACAACCACCTCGGACCCAGCGGGAACTACCTGCCGCTCTACGGCCCGTACCTGGTGCAGGGGCTCGCCAACACCTGGGGCGACTCCGTGAACGTCGAAGAGCCCGAGGTGCGCCGCTACGTCCTGGACAACGTCCGGATGTGGTTCCGCGACCACCACGTCGACGGCCTGCGCCTCGACGCCGTGCACGCGATCCGCGACACGACCCGCCCACACATCCTCGCCGAGATGGCCAGCGAGACCGATGCGTTCTCGTCGTTCGTCGGCAAGCCGCTGTCGTTGATCGCCGAATCCGACCTCAACGACCCGGTCATGTTCCGGCCGCGCGAGGCGTCTGGCTACGGTCTGGCCGGCCAGTGGTCCGACGACTTCCACCACGCCGTGCACGTCGCGGTCACCGGGGAGACGAACGGCTACTACGCCGACTTCGCTCCCCTGACCGCGCTGGCCAAGGTGCTCGACCAGGGCTTCTTCCACGACGGCACCTGGTCGTCGTTCCGCGGCAAGCGCCACGGACGGCCGATCGACCGTGGCACCTCGCCGACGACCGCGCTGGTCGTGGCGAACCAGAACCACGACCAGATCGGCAACCGCGCCGCCGGCGACCGGCTCGCTGCGACCGTGTCCGACGAGGGACTGGTCATCGCCGCGGCGCTCACCCTGCTCGGCCCGTTCACCCCGATGCTCTTCATGGGCGAGGAGTTCGCCGCCACCACGCCGTGGCAGTTCTTCACCTCGCACCCGGAGCCGGACCTCGGCAAGATCACCGCCGAGGGCCGGATCAAGGAGTTCGCCGAACACGGTTGGGACGAGTCGACCGTCCCGGACCCGCAGGACCCCACGACGTTCACCAACTCGAAGTTGGACTGGTCCGACGTCGAGTCTGAGCGCGGTGCGCGGATCCTCAACGCCTACCGGGTCCTCGTCGCGCTCCGCCGGACGGACGAGGCGTTCGTCGACCACCGGTACGAGGCGAACGCGGTCCGCTTCAGCGAGGACGAGCGGTGGCTGGTGCTGACCCGCGGGCTGCTCGGCCCCACGGCAGCCCCGGTGCACGTCGTCGTGAACCTGTCGGACGACCCGGCTGAGGTCCCGCTCGTCGGGGCCACCGGCGAGGTGCTGTTCAGCTTCGGGGACGCCGACTTCGACACCGACGGCGTCCGCTTCGCCGGCCGCGGACTCGTGGTGGTGCGCTGA